In Dehalobacter sp., the following proteins share a genomic window:
- a CDS encoding nitroreductase family protein, whose protein sequence is MNGKQPIKIEEPLRIVADDLKEFLKRRRSIKKFKDCKIPREVLLEIASVAKYAPNQNKNIEIIIIDDLELINKIDRSALKFVLRLYNIFFSMKFLTSFIQLFSDSLPTIKKKMEFDLHINKHVVKENTQGLYLLIGNPKVPVTESSAQYLLSTMIIYAEALGIGSCLMDSLKLSINRALAIKNALRIPKGNKVLGVLAVGYSNECIVNIPQGYEINTSWNRKNTETIVE, encoded by the coding sequence ATGAATGGCAAACAACCGATAAAGATTGAGGAACCTCTTAGAATTGTTGCAGATGATTTAAAAGAATTTTTAAAACGAAGGAGATCTATAAAAAAATTTAAAGATTGCAAAATACCCAGAGAAGTTTTATTGGAAATAGCTTCTGTTGCAAAGTATGCTCCTAATCAGAATAAGAATATTGAAATAATTATTATTGATGATCTTGAATTAATTAATAAAATTGACAGATCAGCATTGAAATTTGTTTTGCGATTATATAATATATTTTTTTCTATGAAATTCCTGACCAGCTTTATTCAATTGTTTTCAGACTCTTTGCCGACTATAAAAAAGAAAATGGAATTTGATTTACATATTAATAAACATGTTGTTAAAGAAAATACACAGGGATTGTACTTATTAATTGGGAATCCTAAGGTTCCTGTTACTGAGAGTAGTGCTCAATATCTATTATCAACGATGATCATATATGCAGAGGCCTTGGGAATCGGTAGTTGCTTAATGGATTCCCTCAAATTATCAATAAATAGAGCCCTGGCTATAAAAAATGCATTAAGAATTCCAAAAGGCAACAAAGTTCTTGGGGTACTTGCCGTAGGGTATTCAAATGAATGTATAGTTAATATTCCACAAGGATATGAGATTAATACTAGTTGGAACAGGAAAAATACCGAAACTATTGTAGAATAA